One stretch of Halichoerus grypus chromosome 8, mHalGry1.hap1.1, whole genome shotgun sequence DNA includes these proteins:
- the PIERCE2 gene encoding piercer of microtubule wall 2 protein — translation MSGTGGGKNYDSRRGAQPALAWRQEARRGGSDPHNIRAPALERLRDLVYCITFWAKDDQKVVEGDLMRDKKCASASNSGTEVKPEQVPPCVNPGNPVFSCMLDPKTLHTATSLSKPKMIMYKTNSCNYGEFLPMPQFFPCSYTPREQVFSSHIRATGFYQNNSLNTTPDRTRTLDFPNFQHTL, via the exons ATGTCGGGCACGGGAGGAGGGAAGAACTACGACTCCCGAAGAGGAGCGCAGCCCGCCCTGGCTTGGCGGCAGGAAGCTAGGCGGGGCGGCAGCGATCCCCACAACATCCGGGCCCCGGCGCTAGAGAGGCTCCGCG ATTTGGTTTACTGTATTACATTTTGGGCCAAAGATGACCAGAAGGTAGTAGAAGGTGATTTGATGAGA gACAAGAAATGTGCTTCAGCTTCAAATTCAGGCACAGAAGTGAAACCTGAACAAGTTCCTCCTTGTGTGAACCCTGGCAATCCTGTGTTTTCATGTATGTTGGACCCAAAGACACTCCATACAGCTACCTCACTATCAAAACCTAAGATGATTATGTATAAAACCAATTCATGTAATTATGGTGAATTTTTACCTATGCCACAGTTTTTTCCCTGCAGTTATACTCCAAGGGAGCAAGTATTTTCAAGCCATATTAGAGCTActggattttatcaaaataacTCTCTAAACACTACACCTGATAGAACCAGAACCCTTGATTTTCCTAATTTTCAACATACTCTATGA